From a region of the Acidimicrobiia bacterium genome:
- a CDS encoding alpha/beta fold hydrolase, whose amino-acid sequence MTAVNTRTETLHGHDLWLVDSGDGPAVLFIHGLLSSHRNWMHFVGKLDHRHRVLAPDLFGHGASAKPMGDYSLGAHAATLRDLLDRLGVDRVTLVGHSLGGGIAMQFCYLFPERVDRLALVASGGLGRSVSPLLRSAALPGAELVLTLIASAWVQNQGKALGRALAKVGWRASWDIAEAWQGFVSLADADSRRAFLATTRSVIDPGGQTVTAHDHLPLAVEIPTLIVWGTRDRMIPPWHAATAQQSFPGSRVELFEGAGHFPHLDEPERFADLLNDFIGD is encoded by the coding sequence ATGACGGCCGTCAACACGCGCACTGAGACACTGCACGGCCACGATCTGTGGCTCGTGGACAGCGGGGACGGTCCGGCGGTGCTGTTCATCCACGGCCTGTTGAGCTCGCATCGGAACTGGATGCACTTCGTCGGCAAGCTCGACCACCGTCACCGGGTCCTGGCCCCCGACCTGTTCGGGCACGGGGCATCCGCCAAGCCGATGGGAGACTACTCCCTCGGCGCCCACGCCGCCACGCTGCGCGACCTGCTCGACCGCCTGGGGGTGGATCGGGTGACACTGGTCGGGCATTCGCTGGGCGGCGGCATCGCCATGCAGTTCTGTTACCTGTTCCCGGAGCGGGTTGACCGTCTCGCCCTTGTGGCGAGTGGAGGTCTGGGACGGTCGGTGAGCCCGCTCCTGCGGTCGGCGGCACTGCCCGGCGCCGAACTCGTCCTGACTCTGATCGCCTCCGCCTGGGTCCAGAACCAGGGCAAGGCGCTGGGCCGGGCCCTGGCCAAGGTGGGATGGCGGGCCAGTTGGGACATCGCCGAGGCCTGGCAAGGCTTCGTGTCGCTCGCCGACGCCGACAGCCGGCGTGCCTTCCTTGCCACGACCCGGTCTGTTATCGACCCGGGGGGCCAGACCGTCACCGCCCACGATCACCTGCCTCTGGCGGTCGAGATACCGACGCTGATCGTCTGGGGCACCCGTGACCGGATGATCCCGCCGTGGCACGCCGCCACGGCTCAACAGTCGTTTCCGGGAAGCCGGGTGGAGTTGTTCGAGGGCGCCGGGCACTTCCCCCATCTGGATGAGCCCGAGCGCTTCGCCGATCTGTTGAACGACTTCATCGGCGACTGA